A region from the Planctomycetota bacterium genome encodes:
- a CDS encoding Hsp20/alpha crystallin family protein codes for MASESLKFLGRLKRLEGQLSRLASEMSVNFSFSNSCAALWRPPTDVYETESELVVCIEAPGLHVDDISIELHPDTLVVRGVRREPRRDEKCVYHQLEIRYGLFECVLHVPRCVAPEGGVATYRDGFLFIHIPKRNERIEHTEVIRLRI; via the coding sequence ATGGCGTCGGAAAGCCTCAAGTTCCTCGGACGCCTGAAGAGGCTCGAGGGGCAGCTCTCGCGCCTTGCCAGCGAAATGTCCGTGAACTTCTCGTTCAGCAACAGTTGCGCAGCGCTGTGGCGGCCGCCGACCGACGTGTACGAGACCGAGTCGGAACTGGTCGTGTGCATTGAGGCGCCCGGGCTGCACGTGGACGATATCTCGATTGAGCTGCACCCCGACACCCTGGTGGTCCGCGGCGTTCGCCGCGAGCCGCGACGCGACGAGAAGTGCGTCTATCACCAGCTCGAGATCCGCTATGGCCTCTTCGAGTGCGTCCTCCACGTGCCCAGGTGCGTCGCCCCGGAGGGCGGGGTGGCCACATACCGCGACGGGTTCCTCTTCATCCATATCCCCAAGCGCAATGAGCGGATCGAGCACACCGAGGTGATCCGGCTGCGAATCTGA
- a CDS encoding sulfatase, translating to MESNAAPQHGSRPLGLWGAMLLAASVGALGGMLYGVSENVRILASREMAPQRLDLSGLVASTAQAVALDGAAMGLFLALVGAAIWAAARSRHRALDPPALLGVAAAALTLILVRVGLWDIVEEPAKQAFVRAGRKFVSTEVWLISVLAAVGVGAGVWAASRRPGCGRRVAGLALGLLGAAFVWSTWSLWLAGDGQTKPLRVSGNWPATALALAAGGIALGIYLLVAAATRGRRRQVLVGSALAVASAACLAGGTLGLPRNKPHLSRAARQGKSADLPQPAPQRDLPNVLWIVMDTARADALSCYGNPRKTTPHLDALAADATLYERAFTVVPWTLPSHASMFTGKLACRHGCTDERPWLDGRHVTIAELLARQGYRTFCCTANPFVSPKYNLARGFDTYVQVSTFSEGRKRRLLVHQLLDALSRADHGGHTATRLARTWIADCTTAKQPFFIFLNYMEAHNPYGSTPAKDRWLPDQKALDRALGVSQDYLAYAAGARAGTPEDYAALRALYDGDMTYLDERIAEVIAELRSRSVLDHTLIIVTSDHGEELGEHGLLDHCFELYNTMLHVPLIIRYPGAGPRGSRRSETVHTTDLFPTILEAIGMPVPRQAGLHGRTLLAAPQAGLRYAVAERYVSTPWAAGLMERFPRWSGVPLWRRLRCVQSTEFKYVWASDGEERLFDLRSDPGETKNVIAQRPEDARELKEALAAEFPSPPAGRGETTAPPLEAP from the coding sequence ATGGAGTCAAACGCGGCGCCGCAGCACGGGTCGCGGCCTCTCGGGCTTTGGGGAGCTATGCTCCTCGCCGCCTCGGTGGGCGCACTGGGCGGCATGCTCTACGGCGTGTCGGAGAATGTGCGCATTCTCGCCAGCCGCGAGATGGCCCCCCAGCGCCTCGACCTGTCCGGCCTCGTGGCAAGCACGGCGCAGGCGGTGGCATTGGACGGCGCGGCAATGGGACTCTTCCTCGCGCTCGTGGGGGCCGCCATCTGGGCCGCGGCCCGCTCACGCCACAGGGCGCTCGACCCGCCGGCCTTGCTCGGCGTTGCGGCCGCTGCCCTCACGCTCATCCTCGTGCGGGTGGGGCTATGGGACATCGTCGAGGAACCCGCCAAGCAGGCTTTCGTGCGGGCCGGACGTAAGTTCGTCTCCACCGAGGTCTGGCTCATCAGCGTGCTGGCGGCCGTGGGGGTGGGAGCCGGGGTGTGGGCGGCGTCCCGACGACCGGGGTGCGGGCGGCGAGTTGCGGGCCTGGCGCTCGGGCTTCTGGGCGCGGCGTTCGTGTGGTCCACCTGGTCGCTGTGGCTCGCCGGCGATGGCCAGACCAAGCCCCTGCGGGTGTCGGGCAACTGGCCCGCCACGGCGCTCGCCCTCGCCGCCGGCGGCATTGCGCTTGGCATATACCTCCTCGTCGCTGCGGCGACGCGCGGCAGGCGACGCCAAGTGCTTGTGGGGAGTGCACTGGCCGTCGCGTCGGCCGCCTGCCTGGCAGGCGGCACGCTGGGGCTGCCCCGCAATAAGCCGCATCTGAGCCGGGCCGCTCGACAGGGCAAGAGCGCCGATCTGCCGCAGCCTGCACCGCAACGCGATCTGCCGAACGTGCTGTGGATCGTGATGGATACGGCGCGCGCCGACGCCCTCTCGTGCTATGGCAACCCTCGCAAGACCACGCCTCACCTGGACGCCTTGGCTGCCGATGCCACGCTTTATGAACGCGCATTCACCGTGGTGCCCTGGACGCTGCCCTCGCATGCCTCGATGTTCACGGGCAAGCTCGCCTGTCGTCACGGCTGCACCGACGAGCGCCCTTGGCTCGATGGCCGCCATGTCACCATCGCCGAGCTTCTTGCCCGGCAAGGCTATCGCACCTTCTGCTGCACCGCCAACCCGTTCGTCTCACCTAAGTACAACCTGGCGCGAGGTTTCGATACCTATGTCCAAGTGAGCACCTTCAGCGAAGGCCGCAAGCGGCGCCTCCTCGTGCACCAGCTCCTCGATGCCCTGTCTCGCGCCGACCACGGGGGCCATACCGCCACCCGTCTCGCCCGCACATGGATCGCCGATTGCACCACGGCGAAGCAGCCTTTCTTCATTTTCCTGAACTACATGGAGGCCCACAATCCCTATGGCTCCACTCCGGCCAAGGACCGCTGGCTCCCCGACCAGAAGGCCCTCGACCGCGCTCTGGGCGTGTCGCAGGACTACCTGGCCTATGCCGCCGGAGCGCGGGCCGGCACACCCGAGGACTACGCCGCATTGCGCGCGCTCTACGACGGCGATATGACTTACCTCGACGAACGGATCGCGGAGGTCATCGCCGAACTCCGCAGCCGCAGTGTCCTCGACCACACACTGATCATCGTCACCTCCGACCATGGCGAGGAGCTCGGCGAGCACGGCCTCCTCGACCACTGCTTCGAGCTCTACAACACGATGCTCCACGTGCCGCTCATCATCCGCTACCCGGGCGCCGGGCCGCGCGGCTCCCGCCGCTCGGAAACCGTCCATACCACCGACCTCTTTCCGACCATTCTCGAAGCCATCGGCATGCCCGTGCCTCGGCAAGCAGGCCTTCACGGACGCACCCTGCTCGCCGCCCCCCAGGCAGGCCTGCGCTACGCCGTCGCCGAGCGCTACGTTTCGACGCCCTGGGCCGCGGGTCTGATGGAGCGATTCCCGCGGTGGAGCGGCGTGCCGCTCTGGCGGCGACTCCGTTGCGTACAGAGCACAGAGTTCAAGTATGTCTGGGCTTCAGATGGCGAGGAGCGGCTCTTCGACCTGCGCTCCGACCCTGGCGAGACGAAGAACGTGATCGCCCAGCGCCCCGAGGACGCTCGCGAGCTGAAGGAGGCCCTGGCGGCTGAGTTCCCATCTCCCCCAGCCGGCCGCGGCGAGACAACGGCTCCGCCATTGGAGGCACCGTGA
- the cysD gene encoding sulfate adenylyltransferase subunit CysD, which translates to MEPLDDLESKSVYIIREAYHRFRRIALLWSVGKDSTALLWMCRKAFLGRVPFPVVHIDTGYKFPEMYRFRDHYVREWSLSLVVASNRAARDAGVGPAKGSRLDCCTALKTQALRQVIEEHGFEAVLVGIRRDEHGIRAKERYFSPRNEDFQWDYRNQPPELWDHYRSLSDDGQHIRIHPLLHMSELDVWRYIQRESLPVVELYFARNGQRFRSIGCAPCCTPIDSGAADVAEIIAELATTDISERAGRAQDKERAGTMQQLRALGYL; encoded by the coding sequence ATGGAACCCCTCGACGACTTGGAAAGCAAGAGCGTCTACATCATCCGCGAAGCCTATCACCGCTTTCGCCGCATCGCGTTGCTCTGGTCGGTAGGCAAGGACTCCACGGCGCTCCTCTGGATGTGCCGCAAGGCGTTCCTCGGCCGGGTACCGTTTCCGGTAGTGCACATTGACACGGGCTACAAGTTTCCCGAGATGTACCGCTTCCGCGACCATTACGTCCGGGAGTGGAGCCTGAGCCTGGTCGTCGCCTCCAACCGCGCCGCGCGCGACGCCGGGGTCGGGCCGGCCAAGGGCTCGAGGCTCGACTGCTGCACCGCCCTCAAGACCCAGGCCCTCCGCCAGGTGATCGAGGAGCACGGGTTCGAGGCGGTGCTTGTGGGCATCCGCCGCGATGAGCACGGCATCCGCGCGAAGGAGCGCTACTTCAGCCCGCGCAACGAGGATTTCCAGTGGGATTATCGCAATCAGCCCCCCGAACTCTGGGACCACTACAGGTCGCTCTCCGACGATGGCCAGCACATTCGCATCCACCCGCTGCTCCACATGTCCGAGCTGGATGTCTGGCGCTACATCCAGCGCGAGAGCTTGCCCGTCGTCGAACTCTACTTCGCGCGTAACGGCCAGCGCTTCCGCAGCATCGGCTGTGCGCCTTGCTGCACCCCCATAGACTCCGGGGCCGCGGATGTTGCCGAGATCATCGCGGAACTCGCAACGACTGACATTTCCGAACGGGCGGGCCGCGCCCAGGACAAGGAGCGCGCCGGCACGATGCAGCAGCTTCGCGCGCTCGGCTACCTGTGA
- a CDS encoding GTP-binding protein, whose protein sequence is MPNDRLKVAFLGHVDHGKSTLIGRLLYDTASVPPDQLEQLQSDSAARGLDTEFAFLLDHLREERDDAMTLDTAQAFFYAGDREYVAIDAPGHRELLRNMLTGAWEAQAAVLVVDAQEGPDDQTRRHAFLLSLLGIARCLVAVNKMDLVGFAAEPFEAARGQALALVARVGVTPAAAVPISARQGDNVAIPSDRMPWYRGPTVLEALDGLPGAHAAERPMRFCVQDVYNFDGRRYIAGRVESGTLEAGGRVLLLPQHAEAQVLTIERFMSDRAAAEAGESIAVTLPDELAVQRGQVLCAPNRPPRLARSLTARLFWLAPRPLERGASLTLRLSTQETPCRVTAIARRTDSSSLDILEQEARELAAAEVADVSLETPTALVVEPASENPAFGRLVLESDAQIVGAGLVVEAR, encoded by the coding sequence ATGCCCAACGATCGGTTGAAGGTCGCGTTCCTCGGCCACGTGGACCACGGGAAGTCCACCCTCATCGGCCGCCTGCTCTACGACACGGCGTCCGTGCCGCCCGACCAGCTCGAACAGCTTCAGTCCGACTCGGCCGCCCGCGGCCTCGACACTGAGTTCGCTTTCCTCCTCGACCACCTCCGCGAGGAGCGTGACGACGCGATGACGCTGGACACGGCCCAGGCCTTCTTCTACGCGGGCGACCGCGAGTATGTGGCCATTGACGCCCCAGGCCACCGCGAACTTCTCAGGAACATGCTCACCGGGGCCTGGGAGGCGCAGGCTGCCGTGCTGGTCGTGGACGCCCAGGAGGGCCCCGACGACCAGACCCGACGCCACGCCTTTCTCCTCTCCCTGCTCGGCATCGCCCGCTGTCTCGTGGCAGTCAACAAGATGGATCTGGTCGGCTTCGCTGCCGAACCCTTCGAGGCCGCGCGGGGCCAAGCGCTGGCACTTGTCGCCAGAGTCGGGGTCACGCCGGCAGCCGCCGTCCCCATCAGCGCCCGGCAGGGCGACAATGTGGCCATACCTTCGGACCGCATGCCCTGGTACCGCGGCCCCACGGTGCTCGAGGCGCTCGACGGCCTGCCGGGGGCTCACGCGGCCGAACGGCCGATGCGCTTCTGTGTGCAAGACGTCTACAACTTCGACGGGAGACGCTACATCGCCGGCCGCGTCGAGAGCGGCACCCTGGAGGCTGGCGGCCGCGTCCTGCTGTTGCCGCAGCATGCCGAGGCGCAGGTGTTGACCATTGAGCGGTTCATGAGCGACCGCGCGGCAGCGGAGGCAGGCGAGTCCATCGCCGTGACACTGCCCGACGAGCTCGCCGTGCAACGCGGCCAGGTCCTCTGCGCCCCCAATCGCCCACCGCGGCTGGCGAGATCGCTGACGGCGCGCCTCTTCTGGCTGGCCCCTCGCCCCCTCGAGCGCGGTGCCAGCCTCACGCTCAGGCTCTCAACCCAGGAGACGCCGTGCCGCGTCACGGCAATCGCGCGGCGGACGGACTCCTCATCCCTCGACATCCTGGAGCAAGAGGCGCGCGAGCTGGCAGCCGCGGAGGTGGCCGACGTGAGCCTTGAGACACCGACGGCCCTTGTGGTGGAGCCCGCCAGCGAAAACCCGGCGTTTGGCAGACTCGTCCTCGAATCAGACGCCCAGATCGTGGGGGCAGGACTCGTCGTGGAAGCCCGCTAG
- a CDS encoding DegT/DnrJ/EryC1/StrS family aminotransferase: MAMLAIKGGPPVRTRPFPPRRPFGDREVELTAQAIRSQNLFGPGGTMVPELEHRFAALYGMPHAVACTSGTAAIHTALGALALEPGDEVITAPITDAGTVAPILFQNCVPVFADTDATLNIAPRDVEAKITPRTRAVLAVHLFGNPCDLDALADIARRHGIALIEDCCQAHLTDYNGRLCGTVGNIGCFSLQQSKHMTCGDGGLTITRDPALAERMALFRDKGWPRRPGARGYVMLGLNYRMTELQAAVALAQLERVGDVVRRRNELGSLLTERIRHAPGVAPAPVTSGGRHTYWLYPLRITGHDPARFAEALRAEGIPCGHGYTGKPIYLCMEALVSRRTFGASAHPLDGCHGGRRIDYVEGLCPHTEAALREVVTLGLHEQMEPADIADMAAGVIKVAEGFDR, from the coding sequence ATGGCCATGCTCGCCATCAAAGGCGGCCCGCCCGTGCGCACGAGGCCCTTCCCGCCACGGCGGCCCTTTGGCGACCGCGAGGTCGAGTTGACGGCCCAGGCCATCCGCTCGCAGAACCTCTTTGGCCCGGGCGGCACCATGGTGCCCGAGCTGGAGCATCGCTTCGCCGCGCTCTATGGCATGCCGCACGCCGTGGCCTGCACCTCGGGCACGGCGGCCATCCACACGGCACTCGGCGCGCTGGCCCTCGAGCCTGGGGATGAGGTGATCACCGCGCCGATCACCGACGCAGGCACGGTGGCGCCGATCCTGTTCCAGAATTGCGTCCCTGTGTTCGCCGATACCGATGCCACCCTCAACATCGCCCCCCGCGACGTCGAGGCGAAGATCACGCCACGCACCCGCGCCGTGCTGGCGGTGCATCTGTTCGGCAACCCGTGCGACCTCGACGCTCTCGCCGACATTGCCCGACGGCACGGCATCGCTCTCATCGAGGACTGCTGCCAGGCCCACCTGACCGACTACAATGGGCGGCTGTGTGGCACGGTCGGCAACATTGGGTGCTTCAGCCTCCAGCAATCGAAACACATGACGTGCGGCGATGGCGGCCTCACGATCACCCGCGATCCGGCGCTGGCCGAACGGATGGCCCTGTTCCGCGACAAGGGATGGCCTCGGAGACCCGGAGCCCGCGGGTACGTGATGCTCGGCCTCAACTACCGTATGACCGAGCTTCAAGCCGCCGTGGCCCTCGCCCAGCTCGAACGGGTGGGCGACGTGGTCCGCCGCCGCAACGAGCTGGGCAGCCTGCTCACGGAACGGATCCGCCACGCCCCTGGCGTCGCCCCGGCCCCCGTGACGTCGGGGGGCCGCCACACGTACTGGCTCTACCCTTTGCGCATCACGGGGCACGACCCCGCGCGGTTTGCCGAGGCGCTGCGGGCCGAGGGGATTCCGTGCGGGCACGGCTACACCGGCAAGCCGATCTACCTGTGCATGGAAGCGCTCGTGTCGCGGCGCACGTTCGGCGCCTCCGCGCATCCCCTCGATGGCTGCCACGGGGGCCGCCGCATTGACTACGTCGAAGGGTTGTGCCCGCACACCGAGGCGGCACTGCGCGAGGTCGTGACCCTCGGCCTTCACGAGCAGATGGAGCCGGCGGACATCGCGGACATGGCCGCCGGGGTCATCAAGGTGGCCGAGGGTTTTGACAGGTGA